The following are encoded together in the Tetrapisispora phaffii CBS 4417 chromosome 5, complete genome genome:
- the COA1 gene encoding Coa1p (similar to Saccharomyces cerevisiae YIL157C; ancestral locus Anc_5.715), whose protein sequence is MLKITNKAITRNLLCLSSKRSIVFQATKLRSTISTVETEKIRKPITINDELPDPTEHQFRQRLGFVAFVLSVSSALGLLFNYEKTESPIVVNTIYYLRRSAKTREILGDNIEFDGLIPWVSGKLNQVQGKVNIKFHIKGSNNVVGTVRLVADRNNRDEEFLIHEWTLTVNGQKLDILSEIEGASI, encoded by the coding sequence atgttaaaaataactAATAAAGCAATTACCAGAAATCTATTATGCCTTAGTTCCAAGCGCTCGATAGTGTTTCAGGCAACTAAGTTAAGATCTACAATAAGCACAGTAGAGACTGAAAAAATCAGAAAACCAATTACTATAAACGACGAATTACCTGACCCAACAGAACATCAGTTCAGACAAAGATTAGGGTTTGTTGCTTTTGTTTTATCAGTAAGTAGTGCTTTAGGCcttcttttcaattatgAGAAGACAGAATCGCCAATTGTCGTTAATACTATATACTATTTACGTAGATCTGCTAAAACCAGGGAAATTTTAGGTGacaatattgaatttgatgGTTTGATTCCTTGGGTTTCTGGCAAATTAAATCAAGTGCAGGGGAAAGTTAACATTAAATTTCATATAAAGGGTAGCAATAACGTAGTCGGTACTGTAAGACTAGTTGCTGATAGAAATAACCGtgatgaagaatttttaatCCATGAATGGACTTTAACTGTCAATGGTCAAAAACTTGACATTTTATCAGAAATAGAAGGAGCTTCAATTTAA
- the POT1 gene encoding acetyl-CoA C-acyltransferase (similar to Saccharomyces cerevisiae POT1 (YIL160C); ancestral locus Anc_5.718) — MSERLQSVSNHLQASISNSVGFVCPTKKNPDDVVIIQAKRSAIAKGFKGSFKDLNTDYLLQQFLIEFLKTLPDNLKSNPRLIEEIVCGNVLNYGAGATEHRSACLAAGIPYTTAFMALNRQCSSGLTAVNDIANKIKTGQIEIGLALGVESMTKNYASVNPLGRISEEMKINKEARKCLIPMGITNENIAQQFGISRKEQDEFAANSYKKASNAIKNGLFKNEILPIKTPDGKIVTIDEGPREGVTADSLGNLKPAFIKDKGSTTAGNASQVSDGVAGVLLTRRSVAEKFGFPVIGRYLAFQAVGVPPEVMGVGPAYAIPRVLKDVGLTIDNIDVFEINEAFAAQALYCINKLGIKREKVNPKGGAIALGHPLGCTGARQVATIMNELKTNQIGVVSMCIGTGMGAAAVFIKE; from the coding sequence atgtCAGAGAGATTACAGTCAGTCAGTAACCATCTACAGGCAAGTATTTCAAATTCGGTTGGGTTTGTATGTCCAACTAAAAAGAACCCAGATGATGTTGTAATTATTCAAGCAAAAAGATCGGCAATCGCAAAAGGCTTTAAAGGGTCTTTCAAAGATTTAAATACAgattatttattacaacaatttttaattgaattctTGAAGACGTTGCCTGATAATTTGAAGAGCAATCCGCGACTAATTGAAGAAATCGTTTGCGGTAATGTTTTGAATTATGGTGCAGGTGCAACTGAACATAGAAGTGCTTGTTTGGCGGCAGGTATACCCTACACTACTGCTTTCATGGCTTTAAATAGGCAATGTTCTTCTGGTTTAACTGCGGTGAACGATAttgcaaataaaattaaaacagGCCAAATTGAAATTGGCTTAGCATTGGGTGTTGAATCAATGACAAAAAACTACGCTTCAGTAAATCCATTAGGTAGAATATCAGAAgagatgaaaataaataaagaagcAAGAAAATGTTTGATTCCAATGGGTATTACAAACGAAAATATAGCTCAACAATTTGGTATTTCAAGAAAAGAACAAGATGAATTTGCAGCAAATTCTTATAAGAAGGCATCAAatgcaattaaaaatggtttatttaaaaatgaaatattgcCAATTAAAACTCCCGATGGAAAAATTGTCACTATAGATGAAGGTCCAAGGGAAGGTGTCACAGCAGACTCTTTAGGTAATTTAAAGCCAGCGTTCATTAAAGATAAAGGTAGCACTACAGCAGGTAATGCATCTCAAGTTTCAGATGGTGTTGCAGGCGTCTTGTTGACTCGTAGAAGTGTAGCGGAAAAATTTGGTTTCCCAGTTATTGGACGTTACCTAGCGTTTCAAGCAGTTGGTGTTCCACCGGAAGTCATGGGCGTAGGACCAGCTTACGCTATCCCAAGAGTCTTAAAAGATGTCGGATTgacaattgataatattgatgTCTTTGAAATAAACGAGGCCTTTGCTGCACAAGCACTTTACTGTATTAATAAACTAGGCAtcaaaagagaaaaagTAAATCCAAAAGGAGGAGCGATTGCATTGGGACATCCCTTAGGTTGTACTGGTGC
- the BNR1 gene encoding formin BNR1 (similar to Saccharomyces cerevisiae BNR1 (YIL159W); ancestral locus Anc_5.717) encodes MNNQYDHITINDSDSSSNIDSEFEIDNAMDNEFSGMTIIEHNKQDNMIDYKDNTNELIEKGLSLVGSALSELPPNEYLEANNGEDSFIHVENNNNDNNNCNKKIPIELDNLEFNPHVVPENDDIVNELFTSLLKDRSNFWRSSLVSNDISKRRKWALICKIKNEEKEDNLQQKADKLQLTSALTDFADISVTSTEGDTSRELVKPNLLNGKQQNVHNIMLQLRNLINNNSEISKTIYILEKKLRQTNFLLTFINEVNINILAEIDYKITSNLQNAYLNCFKSILNHENGRYYILKSKKIVQYFVQLLSDKQSTIRIKLLATELLLLLTYVDTQLGYETVLESLEPNFSSWLDNMKSYLLDKDTIVNEQKINHAYIYFLNATTLLGEYSTVSLFLLNSIMEVLPNIERKYKIINGLKEFGIHQIFYLMKILCTDEEQEIEIISNSNTFSKTVLSEQINLYSKIEQDVIMSISHHKPMFVDISFGNELQLLVSQVQKTPLEKPIGDLLTTLIKLITSRTQSESLKVMKTFESMLAYLINSLFSNSNIHMLDRDDDFDISPELVVQSSINDLMDRLHSDEIAKRAMDEMTGLEHNLIKLKSELESLKEERHADTGELIKELQETNLQNEKLHLELKGMQKMLQLSEEKRKEDKNTIEKYATHDRYRSLNNSNGSLNYSSTKFKMIRNISNSKLKTSNIGNGDFVRKSVNNSLYKSKRISSLSSYLKQDKGNDLAFLGSNNDARHDQSLSKSNNGNFKQDMEFSQTSQESHLNRVSLDKNIFNNLKMRSTDSFFISSNHNNINEISQLDQKEYLDVSDLHSQAVYNPSQGALLKNSFKLTNDSVNSFISIESSDISENEGFHPMRDSKNSLLQVNHKHKNLNNYIPIDGRPNDASFRTTTNHSQSHQIYLPKFPVGYEVNEENVNAFTQIPSADHVFKNSVAITTATTTGHGFHYMADTNMEDSVVQRYVSLQQSNPSVSQTQPLMVQQPPSPPPLPSSLEILKNNVQNLQENSSDKIEISKYNSIASLTSSPPPPPPLPPSLTIITEPTSTLKSESLEAKTSPLPPPPPPLPPSLKFDSEEPKILPLAPPPPPPPPPLLKNLSQDMNMEKGESKNTAENIKPEDDNIPAVPPFLTHLNIQKEDKKLKQIHWIRVNEVAETIWKDNDRDRGIFMELECVGVFDRVKSSFKLKDVIKKKNTDEAKTKDKQQLKSFLSRDLAQQFGINLHLFASCEVSELLEKVLRCDNDINKNITILEFFNKEEFTHISGSVARNYAPYGVDYQTNNEATKDASELERADRIFLELFYNLRAYWAERSQCLLLLHTYEKDYFDLMFKLQRIDDAVQKLMNSTRFKKFLYIVLEIGNFMNKKPAEGILISSLTKLVFIKSSENNNLSFLHFIEKTIRTQFPEVYGFIDDLSKVAELGNVSLDHITMECKEFCTHVNTTVYAVTKGKLSHPEDLHPRDQILKKVKYKISKAKTKSNFLRDQQILTNHSIVKVLKYYGEDPNDRDSKDDFFKNIAEFATLFKKCAKENIYNEEAERLYEQRKYMLDNKLQKNNSSGDDSDLEKNTENDDAVDKLLLKLRGVENKPEPLRRRRSTKLLSNVIEENLEDTIEISLENNKEEKLLKRTHALINDTQKFNQGSL; translated from the coding sequence atgaataatcaaTATGATCATATAACAATCAATGATTctgattcttcttctaatatAGACTCAGAGTTTGAAATAGACAACGCAATGGATAATGAATTTAGTGGAATGACTATAATTGAACATAATAAGCAGGACAATATGATAGACTATAAAGATAACACTAACGAACTGATAGAGAAAGGTTTATCTTTAGTAGGTTCTGCTTTAAGTGAGCTTCCGccaaatgaatatttagaAGCTAATAATGGCGAAGATTCATTCATACATGTagaaaacaacaacaacgaTAACAACAATTGCAATAAGAAAATTCCGATAGAGTTAGACAATTTAGAATTTAACCCCCATGTGGTACCGGAGAATGATGATATAGTAAATGAGTTATTtacttcattattaaaggATAGATCGAATTTTTGGAGATCCTCATTGGTGTCCaatgatatttcaaaaagaagaaaatggGCATTgatttgtaaaataaaaaatgaagaaaaggAAGATAACTTACAACAGAAAGCAGACAAACTTCAATTAACCTCAGCATTAACTGACTTTGCAGATATATCAGTGACCTCAACAGAAGGTGATACATCCAGAGAATTAGTAAAACCTAATTTACTGAATGGCAAACAACAAAATGTGCATAATATAATGCTACAGTTaagaaatttaataaataacaactcagaaatatcaaagactatatacattttagaaaaaaaacTCAGACAAACAAATTTTTTGCTCACTTTCATTAATGAggtaaatataaacatcCTTGCAGAAATCGACTACAAGATCACATCAAATCTACAGAATGCATACTTAAATTGTTTCAAGAGTATACTAAACCATGAGAACGGAAGATACTAcatattaaaatcaaaaaaaattgttcaatattttgtaCAATTACTATCGGATAAACAATCTACTATAAGAATAAAACTATTAGCCACGGAATTATTGCTACTTCTTACATATGTTGACACACAATTAGGATACGAAACAGTGCTGGAATCACTGGAACCTAATTTTTCATCGTGGTTAGATAACATGAAGTCATACCTATTAGATAAAGATACAATTGTAAATGAGCAGAAGATAAACCATGCatatatttactttttaAATGCAACTACTCTTTTAGGAGAGTATTCAACGGTTTCCCTGTTCTTACTTAATTCTATAATGGAAGTACTGCCTAATATTGAAAGGAAATATAAGATAATAAACGGCTTAAAAGAATTTGGGATacatcaaattttttatcttatGAAGATTTTATGTACTGATGAAGAACAAGAAATAGAAAtcatttcaaattcaaatacatTCTCCAAAACTGTTCTGTCAGAACAAATCAACctatattcaaaaattgagCAAGATGTAATTATGTCGATTTCTCATCATAAACCAATGTTTGttgatatttcatttgGAAATGAACTACAACTTTTGGTAAGCCAAGTACAAAAAACTCCCTTAGAAAAACCCATAGGTGATTTATTAACGacattgataaaattgattacATCTAGAACGCAATCTGAATCCCTAAAAGTAATGAAAACCTTTGAATCAATGCTAGCATATCTGATCAATagtttattttcaaattcaaatattcatatGTTAGATAGAGATGACGATTTTGATATATCACCTGAATTAGTTGTACAATCATCGattaatgatttaatgGATAGATTACATAGTGACGAAATAGCGAAAAGGGCAATGGATGAAATGACGGGCTTAGAAcacaatttaataaagcTCAAATCAGAACTTGAGAGTTTAAAGGAGGAAAGACATGCTGATACGGGTGAACTCATTAAAGAATTACAAGAGActaatttacaaaatgaGAAACTACATTTAGAATTGAAAGGCATGCAGAAAATGCTACAACTATCTGAAGAGAAACGAAAAGAAGACAAAAATACAATAGAAAAATATGCCACTCATGATAGATATAGAAGTTTGAACAACAGTAACGGCAGTTTGAATTATTCTAGCACTAAGTTTAAAATGATTAGAAACATCAgtaattcaaaattgaaaacttcTAATATAGGAAACGGTGATTTCGTAAGAAAGTCGGtgaataattcattatacAAAAGTAAGAGAATCTCCTCTTTGTCTTCATATTTGAAGCAAGATAAAGGTAATGATCTGGCTTTTCTTGGGAGCAACAATGATGCTCGTCATGACCAAAGTTTGAGCAAAAGCAATAATGGTAACTTCAAACAAGATATGGAATTTTCACAAACATCCCAAGAGTCACATTTAAATCGAGTTTCATTAGacaagaatatttttaacaatttgaaaatgagaAGTACTGATTCCTTTTTTATAAGTTCTAAtcacaataatattaacgAAATCTCACAGTTAGatcaaaaagaatatttagACGTTTCAGATTTACATTCGCAAGCTGTATACAACCCCTCTCAAGGGGCGCTGCTAAAAAACAGTTTTAAGTTAACTAATGACTCTGTCAACTCCTTTATTTCCATTGAATCTTCTGATATATCTGAAAATGAAGGATTCCACCCCATGAGAGATAGTAAAAATAGTCTGCTTCAAGTAAATCACAAACATAAAAATCTTAATAATTACATTCCTATCGATGGCAGGCCCAACGATGCATCATTTAGAACCACTACGAATCATTCACAATCtcatcaaatttatttaccAAAATTCCCAGTTGGCTATGAAGTTAATGAGGAAAACGTTAATGCCTTTACTCAAATACCTTCTGCCGATCAcgttttcaaaaattcagTTGCAATCACAACCGCAACTACAACTGGACATGGGTTTCACTATATGGCAGATACTAATATGGAAGATAGCGTTGTCCAACGATATGTTTCACTTCAGCAAAGTAACCCAAGTGTATCACAGACACAACCCTTAATGGTACAACAGCCACCATCGCCGCCGCCGCTTCCAAGTTCTCTCGAAATCTTGAAGAATAATGTACAAAATCTTCAGGAAAACAGTTCAGATAagattgaaatttcaaaatacaATTCGATAGCTTCTCTTACTTCTTCTCCTCCCCCTCCCCCTCCGCTTCCTCCGTCTCTAACAATTATAACTGAACCAACCTCAACTCTAAAGTCTGAATCTTTAGAAGCAAAGACGTCTCCACTTCCGCCTCCGCCTCCACCACTTCCAccttctttaaaatttgattcaGAAGAACCAAAGATATTACCGTTAGCACCTCCACCTCCTCCTCCTCCACCACCACTACTGAAGAATCTAAGTCAAGATATGAATATGGAAAAAGGAGAATCGAAAAATACTGCTGAGAATATCAAGCCTGAGGATGACAATATACCAGCCGTGCCACCATTCTTGactcatttaaatattcaaaaagaagataaaaaacTAAAACAGATACACTGGATCAGAGTAAATGAAGTGGCTGAGACTATTTGGAAAGATAACGATAGAGATCGTGGCATTTTTATGGAATTAGAATGTGTCGGTGTCTTTGATAGAGTTAAAAGTTCATTTAAGCTAAAGGATGTCATTAAGAAAAAGAACACCGATGAGGCAAAGACAAAGGATAAACAGCAACTGaaatcttttctttctcGAGATTTGGCTCAACAGTTTGGAATAAATCTTCATTTATTTGCTTCTTGTGAAGTTAGTGAACTGTTAGAAAAAGTTTTAAGATgtgataatgatattaataagAATATCACCATTTtagaattttttaacaaagAAGAGTTTACACATATATCTGGAAGTGTTGCACGTAATTATGCTCCTTACGGTGTAGATTACCAAACCAACAATGAAGCAACCAAAGATGCATCAGAATTAGAAAGAGCAGATAGAATTTTCcttgaattattttacaatttacGAGCATATTGGGCAGAAAGATCTCAATGTTTATTACTCTTGCATACCTACGAAAAagattattttgatttaatgTTTAAATTGCAAAGGATTGATGATGCggttcaaaaattgatgaattcaactagattcaaaaaatttttgtACATAGTTTTAGAAATTGGTAACTTCATGAACAAAAAACCAGCAGAAGGGATTTTGATCAGCTCTTTAACTAAACTAGTTTTCATCAAGTCAtctgaaaataataacttatCTTTTCTACATTTTATTGAGAAAACCATTCGAACACAATTTCCAGAAGTGTATGGGTTTATTGACGATTTATCAAAAGTGGCAGAGTTAGGAAATGTTTCCCTTGACCACATTACAATGGAATGTAAAGAATTTTGCACTCATGTGAATACAACAGTGTATGCAGTCACAAAAGGAAAGTTGTCACACCCGGAAGACTTGCACCCTAGAGATCAAATACTAAAGAaagttaaatataaaattagcAAAGCAAAAACCAAGAGTAACTTTCTGAGGGACCAACAAATTCTGACAAACCATTCAATTGtaaaagttttaaaatattatggTGAAGACCCAAATGATAGAGATTCTAAAGACGactttttcaaaaatattgcTGAATTTGCAACtctattcaaaaaatgtgCAAAAgagaatatttataatgaaGAAGCTGAAAGATTATACgaacaaagaaaatatatgcTAGATAATAAACTGCAAAAGAATAACTCGAGCGGTGATGATTCTGATCTAGAGAAGAATACAGAGAATGATGACGCTGTAgacaaattattattgaaacttCGTGGTGTTGAAAACAAACCAGAGCCTTTAAGGAGACGGAGAAGTACTAAACTTCTCAGTAATGTAATTGAAGAGAATTTGGAAGATACCATTGAAATCagtttagaaaataataaggaagaaaaattattgaagagAACACACGCATTAATCAACGACACACAAAAATTTAACCAAGGTtctttgtaa
- the ATG44 gene encoding mitofissin (similar to Saccharomyces cerevisiae YIL156W-B; ancestral locus Anc_5.714) has translation MTFIGKAIHVSIDLTLLSVCLAGIKRNTGLQFRVDKVEDTNVQRYINKYLNFGESIYDYSVATCGSSSYFSRK, from the exons ATGACTTTT ATTGGTAAAGCAATTCACGTTTCAATCGATTTGACACTTCTGTCAGTTTGCTTAGCAGgaatcaaaagaaatacaGGACTACAATTCCGAGTTGATAAAGTAGAAGACACTAATGTACAAAGGtacataaataaatatttgaactTTGGTGAATCCATTTATGATTATTCAGTTGCAACATGTGGTTCGTCGTCATATTTTTcaagaaaatga